One Candidatus Zixiibacteriota bacterium genomic window, TATCGTCCCAAGCCATCCCGGGACATTCAATCCATCCCACAGTCCCACTGAACTGATTTCTTTGGCCGACCTGTATAGAAATTGCACAGGTCGGCCGATATCAATTACAGAAGAGAGTGATAGCCACTCGGCCCGATAGAGTGACTCCACAACCCGCAATACGACAGGGACAGCCATGACTGTTGCGACGGATAAAAAAATAGCAGATAAAACCCACCGTATTGAATCTCAGACCGAACCTGATCGGCGCGGGATGCATGATCTTCTGGATGTATTTACGAGTGAGTTCCCACTCGGGACCGATCGCCCCGTCACGGCAAAACAAAACCGTACTAAACCAACCGCTTCCGGTTCTCGCCTTGTGATGAAACGCAACGAGAGCGGTGTAAAAAGACCCGGTCGTGTTGAAGCCCTGTTGAATTTCAACCGATGTGCGAGCCAGTCGCTGCATGAAATTTATCAACAAGCTCTCGCTGTTGCGGTCGAAAGCACCGACAGCCAGGTGGGATTTATTGCCGTGTTGAACAAACGTGGTACCGAGATTGACATCCCTGCCTGGATTCACCCTTCGGAGTCGGAGTCGCTCATCGGAAACCGACAGTTGGTTTGTTCGCTCATGTCGGCTGATTTCTGGGCTGATCCGCTCGAGTGTTGTAAACCGGTGATGGTCAATGACCATACTGATGCCGACTTGCTCAAACGCCATTATCCCGGTGATCACCACCCAATTGAAAGACATCTTGGCGTACCGTTGATTCTCGATGACCGGCCGGTGGCAATGATCGGAGTTGCCAACAAGGGATCCGACTACGATCGCAGTGATACGGAATTCCTTAAAGAACTCGTGGCCGATCTCTGGCGAATCACCGAAAGGTTTCAAGTAACGGATGCCTTACGGGAGTCCGAAAAAAGGTACCGCCTGCTGGTGGAGACGATGAGTGAGGGCATGGCCGCGTTCGATGAAAACTGCCGCGTTACTTTCGTCAATCGCTGTTTCTGTGAAATGCTGGGTTATACTCCGCCGCAATTGATCGGGAACTCGATCACCGAGTTCATGGATGCTCCTGGTCAGTCGGTATACTACGAGAAGATCGCTCAGGGCAAAGAGGGAGGCCTTCATCCTTACGAAGTAGAATGGCGGACTCGTACCGGGGAGCCTTTGCCCGCCATTGTCTCCCCTCAACCTATTTTCGATTCAAACGGCAATTTTATCGGTTCTTTTGCTGTCGTTACCGACATCACCGAACAGAAACGGACTGAAGCGGTTCTCACCGACACCAACGAAGCCCTTGCAACGGAACGACTCGCTTTGACCGAAAAGAATGTTGCTCTGAAAGAAGTCCTTTCGCAAATCGAACAGGAGATCGATCGCGTCAAGAGCCAGATTAAAACCAACATCGACCGGGTAGTTATGCCATTGGTGCGGAAACTGCACGACCGGGTCGATTCAACTCAGACAAAATACGTTACCTTGCTCGAAAATTTCCTTACGGAAATAGCTTCTCCGTTCATGAACACCGTGGAGCGACGTTATAACAACCTCTCCCCCCGCGAACTGGAGATATGCAATTTAATCCGAAGCGGTCTCTCCAGTAAAGAGATAGCCTCAATGCTCAATACCTCGATACACACCGTTCACAACCAGCGTAAACAAATCCGTAAAAAACTCGGGTTGCTTAAGCAGTCCGACAATCTGCCTACTTATCTCCGTTCCATACAAGACAGAAGTTAACCAGCCGTTCAGTATAACAGGCTGGTAGAGATTCTTAACATCCCATCGAAGTTTAATTGGCTCGATAAAGTGAGAATTTGGCTAGTCAATATAGCCAATTCATAGCTATATCTAACCCATTGAATGATTCAAATTGATACCGAAGAGATTATTAGAGGTTAGGAATGTAGTTTAGGGACAGAGAGTCACCGAAGAAGAGGATTCTCGTGAAAAATTTCAGCAGACATGACCAGACCGGTGAACCAGGAGAGACAAGGACGTCCAAAGGGGAATCGCAGCCAAAATGGGGGGTTGTCCGACTCTTACCGGCGGCAGTCATTTCCGCTGGAAGGCAGTTCTTCATAAAGGGGGGCTTTGAGAGCTGTTCTTTCGAAAAAGGGGGTGACCACGAAGGGGGCTAAAGAGTACGGAGTACCAACTTGTAGGTGTCGGCGGGGAAGGGCTAGGTTCCCCGTCGACGCTGTTCAACTTCGACCGCTGATCCAGCCCACGGATCAAGCCGGACTCACAGTGACTCGTAGACGCAGAGAGCTTATCCTACCGACATGACAGGTCACAACGAGCCCTCGGATTTTTATCCTCTTGCTGCACAGCGCGCGGAGCCCGTCTAACGGACTCCGCGCTGCTTTTTTTATCCAAATTAGATTATCCTCAATTACTACCGGATATTCGGGCTATCAGAAAAAAACCATCGACCGAGAACGAACTCAGCCGGGCAGAACCGGGTCAACGAAGATTGAAACAGGTTCAGTCCAACGAAAGCCGTTAGTAACAACCAGTATGGAGATATGAAATAGTATAAAGCCAGCGACAGAAGGATCACGCCCCCGGCTACTAGTCTTATGGATCTTTCTAAAGTCATCTTATTCACTCCTGAAAAAAAGATATCGGGGCCAGCCCCCACGGCCCCGATTCAGCAAATACCCAATCTGATTTTAGAATCCGTAGGTCATTTTCAGATAGACGTTGTCGTTCTTCTGAAATTGGCCGTAATCGGTCGATTCATGACTACCATCGAAAACGTTGGCGCCCACGGCCAGTTCCAATTCGTCGGAGTATTTATAGGCGGCTGAAGTCCGCAGATACCAGTCCTCATCGCTTGGTGAGTAGAAGATGAATCCGGAAAGAGTCAGGTTCTCACGCATCAACAGCCTGGTAATACGACTGGTTAACAGATGTCGGACTTCATCGCGCACATACATGCCCGAACCGGCCATTTCAGCCTCGAATTTATCGTAGTCGGTCATGTAATCGACCTGCCACTGCCCGTTGATAGTCAGATTACGGGCGACCTGGCGCTCGAAACCGATCATTCCGGTGGCCGAAGAGTTTGGAATCAACGGATCGTCACCATGACGGTCCTGTCGGGAATCGAAGTAACCGCCTTCGAGCCAGAGAATACCTCCCAACAGCGGTCCGCGTACCGAGGCCCCATAGACATTCAATTCAGGATAGAACGGCATCATCGTGCTGCCCTCTTCCGTGGCGATTATTTTTACCCCGCGCGGATTCTTATAGAAACCCTTGTAGAAATACAGGGCCGAGGTGAAATTCCCCACCTGGCGAGAATAGCGGAAAGCGAACTCACCGTTTTCGAACTTGGCATCCGGGGCAGGGACATCGAAATAGTAACCTTCACCGACAATTGTCTGCCCGTTGTAATAGCTCAACTTGCGACCGGTGGGAAGACGGTTGGGCTCGAAACGAGGTGTCCAAACAAAGGATATCGAGCCCAACTGTCCCGGATAGAAATCGGTCCGAATGGCATTTTGCGGAGCCTTGAGATACTGGTCATCGCGCCCCACAAAAAAGGACCGATAGTCTTTAGCGAAAACATCGTTGATAAAAATCAAGTCACCGGTTCCCCAGGTGATGATCTGACGACCAACCTTGAAATCAAGCGAGCTGCCGAGACGGAACTTCATATAGCCCTCGCGTAATTCCAGATCGGTTCCGGCACTGTCGGCGTCATCATAGGTGAAATCGACGCGTCCGAAAAACTCGCCAACTTCTCCGATATGCTCCAGTCGGAGCTGCAAGCGGGTTTCCGAAGCGGTCTGTTCGGTGGCGGTTGGATTGTTCTCGTCCAGACGGGCGCCGTAAAGCCCCTGCAAAAAGCCATCCATGTAAACTTCGGCCCGTATCGGGACTGCTGCGAGAAACAGCAGTCCTGCTATAGTCAGTTTGATTGAAGTCTTCATATCGTTACCCTCGGTCCTCGTTAGTGGATGTATTTCCTCGGCGGATTCTTGAGATAGCGCTCGGTAAAGACATCAGCGTCCAAACCGACGTTGTACTGGATACTGGAGAACGAGATCGTGGTCTTGCCGCCTTTTTGCACATTCTCCATCGAGCGGGAGGTCATGGTCACGATATTGTCGACCGTGTCGATTTTCTCCGACCGGAATACACGCTCCAGACGATCCTTGTCGTCGTAGTAGTTTTCCATGAGCGGCAGGTAGTTTTCCTTGTCGATATAAGAAACCTTATGGCCAAAACTGTCGCCTTCTGATTTCGGCTTCGACTCGATTACCCAGACCGGACGATCGCCGATGGTGGAATCGCCGAGCAGAGTATGGTTGTCCTCGCTCCAATGGCGACCGGAGACATCCTCGTAGCTGAAGTTGCTGCCGACGAAACTGGAGTTTTTATCATCGGCGCTGATCGGCTTTACCAGGTCGACCGACGGCACATAAATCCAGCGCATGTCGTTGCCGTCCGGCACCTTGTGAACCATGAAGGTCAGCCGGGAGACATCCGAGGGCTTCTTGAAATACGTGTAATACATCTGCGGGCCGCCTTCGGACTGGTCCATGCGAAGCATCGTGAATTCCTTAGTGCGTTCCTTGCCGCGCTTATCAACGATGACCATGTTGACCTCGGAGAGACCGTCGTCGCCGGCGTAGTAATAAGCCAGATGCGATTTCTTCATGATCTCGTTGGGATCCTGAGCGTGAGAAAAACTTGCGAAAAGCGTGAGGCTCGCGAGAGCCAGAATCAGAGTGTAAGTCAAAGTCTTCATTTTTCTTCTCCTTATATATCCATCAACGTTTTTCTAATTTTATCCGCTCAGGCGGAGTGCTCTATTTTCGCGTGATGTTCTTCATTAATGGGTGCGGACACCGGCAGCAGCGACTTATGGAACAACCGCGTAATGGCCGGCAGCAGCAGCATGGTTACCAGGCCGGAGACCACCATAATAGCCAGGAAGAACGATCCGACCGTGATGTACGGTACGAGACTGGAGAACATCATCGGGATGAAGCCAATGGCAATAACCAAAACGTTGCGGCTGATTGCCTGACCGGCGCCCTCGAATATCTCATGGTAGGATTCCTTGAAATCCTGTGTCCGGGCGTGAATCATGCGCAGACGCTGAATGAAATGAATCGCGAAGTCGATTGATAGCCCCAGCGTCAGCGATGAGAGCACGGCGATTGGCATATCGTACGGCTTGCCGATGTAACCGATCAGGGCATAGATGGCCATGATCGTGATCGTCAGCGGCAACATCGAGATCAAACCCCAGCGCAACGAGCGGAAGAGGAAGATCATCATAATGAACACCACGAAATAGGAACCGATCAGGGAACTGCGCATACCGGTTACCATCTGTTCCTGCCAGACGATATTGATGTACGGCAGACCGGCCCAGCGGAAAGTAATGCCCGCCGGCGGAGTGTGCTCGGCGATAAACTTATCGGCGCGATGAACTACTTCAGAAACCGCCTGATTGTCGCCGTTCTTGAGCTGGACCCAGAGATTAGCCTGGTCGTATTCCGGCGTGACCATCTTGAACAGGTCGTCGGGATCACCGCCCGACATCTCGAACAGGAAAAGCAACTGACCGACTTCCGTCTTGCTGTCCGGAATACGGGCTTCGGCGGAATCGGCGTCAAACAATTCGTAGCGGACTTTTTTAACGATATCCGGAATACCGGTGACCGAGCCGACAATGGGCTCTTTTTCCAGTTCCCTCTGGAGAGCAACCATGTAGTTCTGCACCTCAGGATCTTTCATCTGGTCGTCTTCGTCACCCTCGACCACGAGGTAGTTCATATAGGTACCGGCCAGGTGCTGATTCATGACCATATCGGCTATGCGGATGGGGTGTGATTTTTTGAACCACTTCACCGGATTGTCGTTGACCTGGATCATCGAGAGACCAACAGCCGCCACCACTACCACCACCAATGATCCATAAATGATTCCCTTGGCATGCTTGTATGAGAAATCGCGGAATCCGTGCATGATCGAAGCCAGCACGCCGCCGCTTTCCTCGGTTTTGCCGAAGTCTCGAAGTGTTTTGGTAGAGATCAGGATGCCAATCGCGGGATTGAGCATGAGCGACAGAAACCAGGCCACCATGATGCCGAAGGCTACGAAAATACCAAACACCTGCACCGGCGGGATCGGCGTCAGGGCCAGTGAAATGAAACCGGCAATAGTCGTAAGCGAGGTGAACAGCATCGGCATGAACAGCTCACTGATGGCATGGCGAATCGTGGTATCCTTGTGCTTGTACTTCTTATAATGATCGTGGAACTCGGATATAATGTGGATCGAGTTCAGCACCGCTATAGGAATCAGGAAGATGGGAATCATCGAGGACATGATGTGGACCGTGTGCCCGGTCATGATCAACAAACCCATGGACCAGATCACCGACATCATCGCGACCACCATCGGAGCGATAATAATCTTCATCTTCTTGAAGAACATGAGCAGGAGGAGGAAAATAATAAGGAGTGCCGCCGGTGCGGAGTAGGCCATCTGGGCAAACATCTCAGCGCCGAAGGAATCCTCTGCCATCGGCAAACCGGCGATATGATACTCGACGTCACCGGCGTATTTTTCGGTGATCGCCTTGATCTCACCGGCGATTCGGTGCGACATATCTTTCGATTCGAGCGGGACGAAAATAGCAACAACCTTCCCGTCTTCACTTGCCAGCTTCCCCTTGAGAATCGGGTTGGCGTTGATCCGGGAAAGGATATAATCGGCCTGCTCCTGAGTCTCGATTTCACCGTCCATCAGGGTTTGTATTACCAGCGTTCCACCGGCGCCCTGTTTGATGTCGTCGACCGTC contains:
- a CDS encoding PAS domain S-box protein, which gives rise to MTVATDKKIADKTHRIESQTEPDRRGMHDLLDVFTSEFPLGTDRPVTAKQNRTKPTASGSRLVMKRNESGVKRPGRVEALLNFNRCASQSLHEIYQQALAVAVESTDSQVGFIAVLNKRGTEIDIPAWIHPSESESLIGNRQLVCSLMSADFWADPLECCKPVMVNDHTDADLLKRHYPGDHHPIERHLGVPLILDDRPVAMIGVANKGSDYDRSDTEFLKELVADLWRITERFQVTDALRESEKRYRLLVETMSEGMAAFDENCRVTFVNRCFCEMLGYTPPQLIGNSITEFMDAPGQSVYYEKIAQGKEGGLHPYEVEWRTRTGEPLPAIVSPQPIFDSNGNFIGSFAVVTDITEQKRTEAVLTDTNEALATERLALTEKNVALKEVLSQIEQEIDRVKSQIKTNIDRVVMPLVRKLHDRVDSTQTKYVTLLENFLTEIASPFMNTVERRYNNLSPRELEICNLIRSGLSSKEIASMLNTSIHTVHNQRKQIRKKLGLLKQSDNLPTYLRSIQDRS
- a CDS encoding efflux RND transporter permease subunit, which gives rise to MKQGLTNFAIKHPWWVIGIAVVITAFFATQFPKIKIDTDPENMLAADEPVRVFEHEMKETFGISDFLAVGVVSNTSAFTPEILNRIYKITAEIEDIEGVMVDDIMAPSTVDDIKQGAGGTLVIQTLMDGEIETQEQADYILSRINANPILKGKLASEDGKVVAIFVPLESKDMSHRIAGEIKAITEKYAGDVEYHIAGLPMAEDSFGAEMFAQMAYSAPAALLIIFLLLLMFFKKMKIIIAPMVVAMMSVIWSMGLLIMTGHTVHIMSSMIPIFLIPIAVLNSIHIISEFHDHYKKYKHKDTTIRHAISELFMPMLFTSLTTIAGFISLALTPIPPVQVFGIFVAFGIMVAWFLSLMLNPAIGILISTKTLRDFGKTEESGGVLASIMHGFRDFSYKHAKGIIYGSLVVVVVAAVGLSMIQVNDNPVKWFKKSHPIRIADMVMNQHLAGTYMNYLVVEGDEDDQMKDPEVQNYMVALQRELEKEPIVGSVTGIPDIVKKVRYELFDADSAEARIPDSKTEVGQLLFLFEMSGGDPDDLFKMVTPEYDQANLWVQLKNGDNQAVSEVVHRADKFIAEHTPPAGITFRWAGLPYINIVWQEQMVTGMRSSLIGSYFVVFIMMIFLFRSLRWGLISMLPLTITIMAIYALIGYIGKPYDMPIAVLSSLTLGLSIDFAIHFIQRLRMIHARTQDFKESYHEIFEGAGQAISRNVLVIAIGFIPMMFSSLVPYITVGSFFLAIMVVSGLVTMLLLPAITRLFHKSLLPVSAPINEEHHAKIEHSA
- a CDS encoding outer membrane lipoprotein-sorting protein produces the protein MKTLTYTLILALASLTLFASFSHAQDPNEIMKKSHLAYYYAGDDGLSEVNMVIVDKRGKERTKEFTMLRMDQSEGGPQMYYTYFKKPSDVSRLTFMVHKVPDGNDMRWIYVPSVDLVKPISADDKNSSFVGSNFSYEDVSGRHWSEDNHTLLGDSTIGDRPVWVIESKPKSEGDSFGHKVSYIDKENYLPLMENYYDDKDRLERVFRSEKIDTVDNIVTMTSRSMENVQKGGKTTISFSSIQYNVGLDADVFTERYLKNPPRKYIH
- a CDS encoding DUF2892 domain-containing protein, whose amino-acid sequence is MTLERSIRLVAGGVILLSLALYYFISPYWLLLTAFVGLNLFQSSLTRFCPAEFVLGRWFFSDSPNIR